In a genomic window of Streptococcus oralis:
- the rpsQ gene encoding 30S ribosomal protein S17 translates to MERNNRKVLVGRVVSDKMDKTITVVVETKRNHPVYGKRINYSKKYKAHDENNVAKEGDIVRIMETRPLSATKRFRLVEVVEEAVII, encoded by the coding sequence ATGGAACGCAATAATCGTAAAGTTCTTGTTGGACGTGTTGTATCTGACAAAATGGACAAGACAATCACAGTTGTAGTTGAAACAAAACGTAACCACCCAGTCTATGGTAAACGTATTAACTACTCTAAGAAATACAAAGCACATGATGAAAACAATGTTGCCAAAGAAGGCGATATCGTACGTATCATGGAAACTCGTCCGCTTTCAGCTACAAAACGTTTCCGTCTTGTAGAAGTTGTTGAAGAAGCGGTCATCATCTAA
- the secY gene encoding preprotein translocase subunit SecY, whose product MFFKLLKEALKVKQVRSKILFTIFIILVFRIGTSITVPGVNAKSLEALSGLSFLNMLSLVSGNAMKNFSVFALGVSPYITASIVVQLLQMDILPKFVEWGKQGEVGRRKLNQATRYIALVLAFVQSIGITAGFNTLSGAKLLTTALTPQVFVTIGIILTAGSMIVTWLGEQITDKGYGNGVSMIIFAGIVASIPEMIKGIYVDYFVNIPSSRLTSSIIFVVILIIAVLLIVYFTTYVQQAEYKIPIQYTKVAQGAPSSSYLPLKVNPAGVIPVIFASSITAAPAAILQFLSATGHDWAWVRTAQEMLSTTSPTGVAMYALLIILFTFFYTFVQINPEKAAENLQKSGAYIHGVRPGKGTEEFMSKLLRRLATVGSIFLGVISILPIVAKDVFGLSEAVAFGGTSLLIIISTGIEGIKQLEGYLLKRKYVGFMDKTE is encoded by the coding sequence ATGTTTTTTAAATTACTAAAAGAAGCGCTCAAGGTTAAACAAGTTCGATCAAAAATTCTCTTTACGATTTTTATCATTCTTGTTTTCCGTATTGGGACAAGTATCACTGTTCCAGGTGTGAATGCAAAAAGTTTGGAAGCTCTCAGTGGTTTATCTTTCTTGAACATGCTTAGTCTTGTTTCAGGGAATGCCATGAAGAACTTCTCCGTTTTCGCACTCGGTGTGAGTCCGTATATCACTGCTTCCATCGTTGTTCAATTGCTACAAATGGATATTTTACCGAAGTTTGTAGAATGGGGCAAACAAGGGGAAGTGGGACGGAGAAAACTAAACCAGGCTACTCGATATATTGCACTTGTACTTGCATTTGTTCAATCTATCGGGATCACAGCAGGGTTTAATACTCTATCTGGAGCAAAATTATTAACGACAGCTTTAACTCCACAAGTCTTTGTTACTATCGGTATTATCCTCACAGCAGGTAGTATGATTGTAACGTGGCTCGGGGAACAAATTACGGATAAAGGATACGGAAATGGTGTTTCTATGATCATCTTTGCAGGTATTGTTGCTTCAATTCCTGAGATGATTAAAGGCATCTATGTTGACTACTTCGTCAATATTCCAAGTAGCCGTTTGACTTCATCTATTATCTTTGTCGTTATTTTGATTATCGCTGTCTTGTTGATTGTTTACTTTACAACCTATGTTCAACAGGCAGAATATAAAATTCCAATCCAATATACAAAAGTTGCTCAAGGAGCCCCATCAAGCTCATACCTTCCATTGAAGGTAAACCCAGCGGGGGTTATCCCAGTTATCTTTGCAAGTTCCATCACAGCAGCACCTGCAGCCATTCTTCAATTTTTGAGTGCTACAGGTCATGATTGGGCTTGGGTACGTACAGCACAGGAAATGTTATCTACAACATCTCCAACAGGTGTTGCTATGTATGCCTTGTTGATCATTCTCTTTACGTTCTTCTATACATTTGTACAGATCAATCCAGAGAAAGCAGCAGAAAACTTGCAAAAGAGTGGAGCCTACATTCATGGTGTCCGTCCTGGTAAGGGAACTGAAGAATTCATGTCGAAACTTCTTCGTCGCCTTGCGACTGTCGGGTCGATCTTCCTAGGTGTGATTTCAATCTTGCCGATTGTGGCAAAAGATGTCTTTGGTCTTTCAGAAGCTGTTGCTTTTGGGGGAACTAGTCTTTTGATCATTATCTCAACTGGTATCGAAGGAATCAAACAGTTAGAAGGTTATCTATTGAAACGTAAGTATGTTGGTTTCATGGACAAAACAGAATAA
- the rpmD gene encoding 50S ribosomal protein L30, with protein sequence MAQIKITLTKSPIGRIPSQRKTVVALGLGKLNSSVIKEDNAAIRGMITAVSHLVTVEEVN encoded by the coding sequence ATGGCTCAAATTAAAATTACTTTGACTAAGTCTCCAATCGGACGCATTCCATCACAACGTAAAACTGTTGTAGCACTTGGACTTGGCAAATTGAACAGCTCTGTTATCAAAGAAGACAACGCTGCTATCCGTGGTATGATCACTGCAGTATCTCACTTGGTAACAGTTGAAGAAGTAAACTAA
- the rpsC gene encoding 30S ribosomal protein S3 produces the protein MGQKVHPIGMRVGIIRDWDAKWYAEKEYADYLHEDLAIRKFVQKELADAAVSTIEIERAVNKVNVSLHTAKPGMVIGKGGANVDALRAKLNKLTGKQVHINIIEIKQPDLDAHLVGEGIARQLEQRVAFRRAQKQAIQRAMRAGAKGIKTQVSGRLNGADIARAEGYSEGTVPLHTLRADIDYAWEEADTTYGKLGVKVWIYRGEVLPARKNTKGGK, from the coding sequence GTGGGTCAAAAAGTACATCCAATTGGTATGCGTGTCGGCATCATCCGTGATTGGGATGCCAAATGGTATGCTGAAAAAGAATACGCGGATTACCTTCATGAAGATCTTGCAATCCGTAAATTCGTTCAAAAAGAACTTGCTGACGCAGCAGTTTCAACTATCGAAATTGAACGCGCAGTAAACAAAGTTAACGTTTCACTTCACACTGCTAAACCAGGTATGGTTATCGGTAAAGGTGGTGCTAACGTTGATGCACTCCGTGCAAAACTTAACAAATTGACTGGAAAACAAGTACACATCAACATCATCGAAATCAAACAACCTGATTTGGATGCTCACCTTGTAGGTGAAGGAATTGCTCGTCAATTGGAGCAACGTGTCGCTTTCCGTCGTGCACAAAAACAAGCAATTCAACGTGCAATGCGTGCTGGAGCTAAAGGAATCAAAACTCAAGTATCAGGTCGTTTGAACGGTGCAGATATTGCCCGTGCTGAAGGATACTCTGAAGGAACTGTTCCACTTCACACACTTCGTGCAGATATCGATTACGCTTGGGAAGAAGCAGATACTACATACGGTAAACTTGGTGTTAAAGTATGGATCTACCGTGGTGAAGTTCTTCCAGCTCGTAAAAACACTAAAGGAGGTAAATAA
- the rplF gene encoding 50S ribosomal protein L6: protein MSRIGNKVIVLPAGVEITNNDNVVTVKGPKGELTREFSKDIEIRVEGTEVTLHRPNDSKEMKTIHGTTRALLNNMVIGVSEGFKKELEMRGVGYRAQLQGKKLVLAVGKSHPDEVEAPEGITFELPNPTTIVVSGISKEVVGQTAAYVRSLRSPEPYKGKGIRYVGEFVRRKEGKTGK, encoded by the coding sequence ATGTCACGTATTGGTAATAAAGTTATCGTGTTGCCTGCTGGTGTTGAAATCACTAACAATGACAACGTTGTAACTGTAAAAGGACCTAAAGGAGAACTTACTCGTGAGTTCTCAAAAGATATTGAAATTCGTGTAGAAGGTACTGAAGTAACTCTTCACCGTCCAAACGATTCAAAAGAAATGAAAACAATCCATGGAACTACTCGTGCCCTTTTGAACAACATGGTAATTGGTGTATCAGAAGGATTCAAGAAAGAACTTGAAATGCGTGGGGTTGGTTACCGTGCACAACTTCAAGGTAAAAAACTTGTTTTGGCTGTTGGTAAATCTCATCCAGACGAAGTTGAAGCTCCAGAAGGAATTACTTTTGAACTTCCAAACCCAACAACAATCGTTGTTAGCGGAATTTCAAAAGAAGTAGTTGGTCAAACAGCTGCTTACGTACGTAGCCTTCGTTCACCAGAACCATATAAAGGTAAAGGTATCCGTTACGTTGGTGAATTCGTTCGCCGTAAAGAAGGTAAAACAGGTAAATAA
- the rpmJ gene encoding 50S ribosomal protein L36, with the protein MKVRPSVKPICEYCKVIRRNGRVMVICPANPKHKQRQG; encoded by the coding sequence ATGAAAGTAAGACCATCGGTCAAACCAATTTGCGAATACTGTAAAGTAATTCGTCGTAATGGTCGTGTTATGGTAATTTGCCCAGCAAATCCAAAACACAAACAACGTCAAGGATAA
- the rpsK gene encoding 30S ribosomal protein S11 has product MAKPTRKRRVKKNIESGIAHIHATFNNTIVMITDVHGNAIAWSSAGALGFKGSRKSTPFAAQMASEAAAKSAQEHGLKSVEVTVKGPGSGRESAIRALAAAGLEVTAIRDVTPVPHNGARPPKRRRV; this is encoded by the coding sequence TTGGCTAAACCAACACGTAAACGTCGTGTGAAAAAGAATATCGAATCTGGTATTGCTCATATTCACGCTACATTTAATAACACTATTGTTATGATTACTGATGTGCATGGTAATGCAATTGCTTGGTCATCAGCTGGTGCTCTTGGTTTCAAAGGTTCTCGTAAATCTACACCATTCGCTGCTCAAATGGCTTCTGAAGCTGCTGCTAAATCTGCACAAGAACACGGTCTTAAATCAGTTGAAGTTACTGTAAAAGGTCCAGGTTCTGGTCGTGAGTCAGCTATTCGTGCGCTTGCTGCCGCTGGTCTTGAAGTAACAGCAATTCGTGATGTGACTCCAGTGCCACACAATGGTGCTCGTCCTCCAAAACGTCGCCGTGTATAA
- the rplO gene encoding 50S ribosomal protein L15: MKLHELKPAEGSRKVRNRVGRGTSSGNGKTSGRGQKGQKARSGGGVRLGFEGGQTPLFRRLPKRGFTNINAKEYAIVNLDQLNVFEDGAEVTPVVLIEAGIVKAEKSGVKILGNGELTKKLTVKAAKFSKSAEEAITAKGGSVEVI, from the coding sequence ATGAAACTTCATGAATTGAAACCTGCAGAAGGTTCTCGTAAAGTACGTAACCGTGTTGGTCGTGGTACTTCATCAGGTAACGGTAAAACATCTGGTCGCGGTCAAAAAGGTCAAAAAGCTCGTAGCGGTGGCGGAGTTCGCCTTGGTTTTGAAGGTGGACAAACTCCATTGTTCCGTCGTCTTCCAAAACGTGGATTCACTAACATCAACGCTAAAGAATACGCAATTGTAAACCTTGACCAATTGAACGTCTTTGAAGACGGTGCAGAAGTAACTCCAGTTGTACTTATCGAAGCAGGAATTGTGAAAGCTGAAAAATCAGGAGTTAAAATTCTTGGTAACGGTGAGTTGACTAAGAAATTGACTGTGAAAGCAGCTAAATTCTCTAAATCAGCTGAGGAAGCTATCACTGCTAAAGGTGGTTCTGTAGAAGTCATCTAA
- the rplN gene encoding 50S ribosomal protein L14, which translates to MIQTETRLKVADNSGAREILTIKVLGGSGRKFANIGDVIVASVKQATPGGAVKKGDVVKAVIVRTKSGARRADGSYIKFDENAAVIIREDKTPRGTRIFGPVARELREGGFMKIVSLAPEVL; encoded by the coding sequence ATGATTCAAACAGAAACTCGTTTGAAAGTCGCAGACAACAGCGGTGCGCGCGAAATCTTGACTATCAAAGTTCTTGGTGGTTCAGGACGTAAATTTGCAAACATCGGTGATGTTATCGTGGCATCTGTAAAACAAGCTACTCCTGGTGGTGCGGTTAAAAAAGGTGACGTTGTAAAAGCTGTTATCGTTCGTACTAAATCAGGTGCTCGTCGTGCTGATGGTTCATACATCAAATTTGACGAAAACGCAGCAGTTATCATCCGTGAAGACAAAACTCCTCGCGGAACACGTATCTTTGGCCCAGTTGCACGTGAATTGCGTGAAGGTGGCTTCATGAAGATCGTGTCACTTGCTCCAGAAGTACTTTAA
- a CDS encoding type Z 30S ribosomal protein S14: MAKKSMIAKNKRPAKFSTQAYTRCEKCGRPHSVYRKFKLCRVCFRELAYKGQIPGVTKASW; encoded by the coding sequence ATGGCTAAAAAATCAATGATTGCTAAGAACAAACGTCCAGCGAAGTTCTCTACTCAAGCTTATACTCGTTGTGAAAAATGTGGTCGTCCACATTCAGTTTACCGCAAATTTAAACTTTGCCGTGTTTGCTTCCGTGAATTAGCTTACAAAGGACAAATTCCTGGTGTAACAAAAGCATCTTGGTAA
- the rpmC gene encoding 50S ribosomal protein L29, which translates to MKLNEVKEFVKELRGLSQEELAKRENELKKELFELRFQAATGQLEQTARLKEVKKQIARIKTVQSEAK; encoded by the coding sequence ATGAAACTTAATGAAGTAAAAGAATTTGTTAAAGAACTTCGTGGTCTTTCTCAAGAAGAACTCGCGAAGCGCGAAAACGAATTGAAAAAAGAATTGTTTGAACTTCGTTTCCAAGCTGCTACTGGTCAATTGGAACAAACAGCTCGCTTGAAAGAAGTTAAAAAACAAATCGCTCGTATCAAAACAGTTCAATCTGAAGCGAAATAA
- the rpsM gene encoding 30S ribosomal protein S13, which translates to MARIAGVDIPNDKRVVISLTYVYGIGLATSKKILAAAGISEDVRVRDLTSDQEDAIRREVDAIKVEGDLRREVNLNIKRLMEIGSYRGIRHRRGLPVRGQNTKNNARTRKGKAVAIAGKKK; encoded by the coding sequence ATGGCTCGTATTGCTGGAGTTGACATTCCAAATGACAAACGCGTAGTAATCTCATTGACTTACGTTTATGGTATCGGACTTGCAACATCTAAGAAAATTTTGGCTGCTGCTGGAATCTCAGAAGATGTTCGTGTACGTGACCTTACATCAGATCAAGAAGATGCTATCCGTCGTGAAGTGGATGCAATCAAAGTTGAAGGTGACCTTCGTCGTGAAGTAAACTTGAACATCAAACGTTTGATGGAAATCGGTTCTTACCGTGGTATTCGTCACCGTCGTGGACTTCCTGTCCGTGGACAAAACACTAAAAACAACGCTCGCACTCGTAAAGGTAAAGCTGTTGCGATTGCTGGTAAGAAAAAATAA
- the infA gene encoding translation initiation factor IF-1 — MAKDDVIEVEGKVVDTMPNAMFTVELENGHQILATVSGKIRKNYIRILAGDRVTVEMSPYDLTRGRITYRFK; from the coding sequence GTGGCAAAAGACGATGTGATTGAAGTTGAAGGCAAAGTAGTCGATACAATGCCTAACGCAATGTTTACGGTTGAACTTGAAAATGGACATCAGATTTTAGCAACAGTTTCTGGTAAAATTCGTAAAAACTATATTCGTATTTTAGCGGGAGATCGTGTTACTGTCGAGATGAGTCCATATGACTTGACACGTGGACGTATCACTTACCGCTTTAAATAA
- the rplP gene encoding 50S ribosomal protein L16 → MLVPKRVKHRREFRGKMRGEAKGGKEVAFGEYGLQATTSHWITNRQIEAARIAMTRYMKRGGKVWIKIFPHKSYTAKAIGVRMGSGKGAPEGWVAPVKRGKVMFEIAGVSEEIAREALRLASHKLPVKCKFVKREAE, encoded by the coding sequence ATGTTAGTACCTAAACGTGTTAAACACCGTCGTGAATTCCGTGGAAAAATGCGCGGTGAAGCAAAAGGTGGAAAAGAAGTAGCATTCGGTGAATACGGTCTTCAAGCTACAACTAGCCACTGGATCACTAACCGCCAAATCGAAGCTGCTCGTATCGCCATGACTCGTTACATGAAACGTGGTGGTAAAGTTTGGATTAAAATCTTCCCACACAAATCATACACTGCTAAAGCTATCGGTGTGCGTATGGGATCTGGTAAAGGGGCACCTGAAGGTTGGGTTGCACCAGTTAAACGTGGTAAAGTGATGTTCGAAATCGCTGGTGTATCTGAAGAAATCGCTCGCGAAGCGCTTCGTCTTGCAAGCCACAAATTGCCAGTTAAATGTAAATTCGTAAAACGTGAAGCAGAATAA
- the rplR gene encoding 50S ribosomal protein L18 — translation MISKPDKNKLRQKRHRRVRGKLSGTADRPRLNVFRSNTGIYAQVIDDVAGVTLASASTLDKEVSKGTKTEQAVTVGKLVAERANAKGISEVVFDRGGYLYHGRVKALADAARENGLKF, via the coding sequence GTGATTTCTAAACCAGATAAAAACAAACTCCGCCAAAAACGCCACCGTCGCGTTCGCGGAAAACTCTCTGGAACTGCTGATCGCCCACGTTTGAACGTATTCCGTTCTAATACAGGCATCTACGCTCAAGTGATTGATGACGTAGCGGGTGTAACGCTCGCAAGTGCTTCAACTCTTGACAAAGAAGTTTCAAAAGGAACTAAAACTGAACAAGCCGTTACTGTCGGTAAACTCGTTGCAGAACGTGCAAACGCTAAAGGTATTTCAGAAGTGGTGTTCGACCGCGGTGGATATCTATATCACGGACGTGTGAAAGCTTTGGCTGATGCAGCTCGTGAAAACGGATTGAAATTCTAA
- the rplB gene encoding 50S ribosomal protein L2 — translation MGIRVYKPTTNGRRNMTSLDFAEITTSTPEKSLLVALKSKAGRNNNGRITVRHQGGGHKRFYRLVDFKRNKDNVEAVVKTIEYDPNRSANIALVHYTDGVKAYIIAPKGLEVGQRIVSGPEADIKVGNALPLANIPVGTLIHNIELKPGRGGELVRAAGASAQVLGQEGKYVLVRLQSGEVRMILGTCRATVGVVGNEQHGLVNLGKAGRSRWKGIRPTVRGSVMNPNDHPHGGGEGKAPVGRKAPSTPWGKPALGLKTRNKKAKSDKLIVRRRNEK, via the coding sequence GTGGGAATTCGTGTTTATAAACCAACAACAAACGGTCGCCGTAATATGACTTCTTTGGATTTCGCTGAAATCACAACAAGCACTCCTGAAAAATCATTGCTTGTTGCTTTGAAGAGCAAGGCTGGTCGTAACAACAACGGTCGTATCACTGTTCGTCACCAAGGTGGTGGACACAAACGTTTCTACCGTTTGGTTGACTTCAAACGTAACAAAGACAACGTTGAAGCAGTTGTTAAAACAATCGAGTACGATCCAAACCGTTCTGCAAACATCGCTCTTGTACACTACACTGACGGTGTGAAAGCATACATCATCGCTCCAAAAGGTCTTGAAGTTGGTCAACGCATCGTTTCAGGTCCAGAAGCAGATATCAAAGTCGGAAACGCTCTTCCGCTTGCTAACATCCCAGTTGGTACTTTGATCCACAACATCGAATTGAAACCAGGTCGTGGTGGTGAATTGGTGCGTGCTGCTGGAGCTTCTGCTCAAGTATTGGGTCAAGAAGGTAAATATGTTCTTGTTCGTCTTCAATCTGGCGAAGTACGTATGATTCTTGGAACTTGTCGTGCTACAGTTGGTGTTGTCGGAAACGAACAACATGGACTTGTAAACCTTGGTAAAGCAGGACGTAGCCGTTGGAAAGGTATCCGTCCAACAGTTCGTGGTTCTGTAATGAACCCTAACGATCACCCACACGGTGGTGGTGAAGGTAAAGCACCAGTTGGTCGTAAAGCACCATCTACTCCATGGGGCAAACCTGCTCTTGGTCTTAAAACTCGTAACAAGAAAGCGAAATCTGACAAACTTATCGTTCGTCGTCGCAACGAGAAGTAA
- the rplV gene encoding 50S ribosomal protein L22, with protein MAEITSAKAMARTVRVSPRKSRLVLDNIRGKSVADAIAILTFTPNKAAEIILKVLNSAVANAENNFGLDKANLVVSEAFANEGPTMKRFRPRAKGSASPINKRTAHITVAVAEK; from the coding sequence ATGGCAGAAATTACTTCAGCTAAAGCAATGGCTCGTACAGTACGTGTTTCACCTCGTAAATCACGTCTTGTTCTTGACAATATCCGTGGTAAAAGCGTAGCCGATGCTATTGCAATCTTGACATTCACACCAAACAAAGCTGCTGAAATCATCTTGAAAGTTTTGAATTCAGCTGTAGCTAACGCTGAAAACAACTTTGGTTTGGACAAAGCTAACTTGGTAGTATCTGAAGCATTCGCAAACGAAGGACCAACTATGAAACGTTTCCGTCCACGTGCGAAAGGTTCAGCTTCACCAATCAACAAACGTACAGCTCACATCACTGTGGCTGTTGCAGAAAAATAA
- the rpsE gene encoding 30S ribosomal protein S5: MAFKDNAVELEERVVAVNRVTKVVKGGRRLRFAALVVVGDHNGRVGFGTGKAQEVPEAIRKAVEDAKKNLIEVPMVGTTIPHEVLSEFGGAKVLLKPAVEGSGVAAGGAVRAVVELAGVADITSKSLGSNTPINIVRATVEGLKQLKRAEEVAALRGISVSDLA, from the coding sequence ATGGCATTTAAAGACAATGCAGTTGAATTAGAAGAACGCGTAGTTGCTGTCAACCGTGTTACAAAAGTTGTTAAAGGTGGACGTCGTCTTCGTTTCGCAGCTCTTGTTGTTGTTGGTGACCACAACGGTCGCGTAGGATTTGGTACTGGTAAAGCTCAAGAAGTTCCAGAAGCAATCCGCAAAGCAGTAGAAGATGCTAAGAAAAACTTGATTGAAGTTCCTATGGTTGGGACAACAATCCCACACGAAGTTCTTTCAGAATTCGGTGGAGCTAAAGTATTGTTGAAACCTGCTGTAGAAGGTTCTGGAGTTGCCGCTGGTGGTGCAGTTCGTGCCGTTGTGGAATTGGCAGGTGTGGCAGATATTACATCTAAATCACTTGGTTCTAACACTCCAATCAACATTGTTCGCGCAACTGTTGAAGGTTTGAAACAATTGAAACGCGCTGAAGAAGTTGCTGCCCTTCGTGGTATTTCAGTTTCTGATTTGGCATAA
- the rplX gene encoding 50S ribosomal protein L24 — protein sequence MFVKKGDKVRVIAGKDKGTEAVVLTALPKVNKVIVEGVNIVKKHQRPTNELPQGGIIEKEAAIHVSNVQVLDKNGVAGRVGYKFVDGKKVRYNKKSGEVLD from the coding sequence ATGTTTGTAAAAAAAGGCGACAAAGTTCGCGTAATCGCTGGTAAAGATAAGGGGACAGAAGCTGTTGTCCTTACTGCCCTTCCAAAAGTAAACAAAGTTATCGTTGAAGGTGTTAACATCGTTAAGAAACACCAACGTCCAACTAACGAGCTTCCTCAAGGTGGTATCATCGAGAAAGAAGCAGCTATCCACGTATCAAACGTTCAAGTATTGGACAAAAATGGTGTAGCTGGTCGTGTTGGTTACAAATTTGTAGACGGTAAAAAAGTTCGCTACAACAAAAAATCAGGCGAAGTGCTTGATTAA
- a CDS encoding adenylate kinase has product MNLLIMGLPGAGKGTQAAKIVEQFHVAHISTGDMFRAAMANQTEMGVLAKSYIDKGELVPDEVTNGIVKERLSQDDIKETGFLLDGYPRTIEQAHALDKTLAELGIELEGVINIEVNPDCLLERLSGRIIHRETGETFHKVFNPPVDYKEEDYYQREDDKPETVKRRLDVNIVQGEPIIAHYRAKGLVHDIEGNQDINDVFKDIEKVLTNLK; this is encoded by the coding sequence ATGAATCTTTTGATTATGGGCTTACCTGGAGCAGGTAAGGGAACGCAAGCAGCTAAAATTGTGGAACAATTCCACGTGGCACACATTTCAACTGGAGATATGTTCCGTGCTGCTATGGCAAATCAAACTGAAATGGGTGTACTTGCAAAGTCATACATCGACAAAGGTGAGTTGGTTCCAGATGAAGTTACAAATGGAATCGTTAAAGAACGCCTTTCACAGGACGACATCAAGGAAACAGGTTTCTTGTTGGATGGTTACCCACGTACGATTGAACAAGCTCATGCCTTGGACAAAACATTGGCGGAACTCGGTATCGAACTAGAAGGTGTGATCAATATCGAAGTGAACCCAGATTGTCTCTTGGAACGTTTGAGTGGCCGTATCATCCACCGCGAAACAGGTGAAACCTTCCACAAAGTTTTCAACCCACCAGTTGACTACAAAGAAGAAGATTACTACCAACGTGAAGATGATAAACCTGAGACAGTGAAGCGTCGTTTGGATGTGAATATCGTCCAAGGTGAACCAATCATTGCTCACTACCGTGCCAAAGGATTAGTCCACGATATCGAAGGAAATCAAGATATCAATGATGTGTTCAAAGACATCGAAAAAGTATTGACAAATTTGAAATAA
- the rpsS gene encoding 30S ribosomal protein S19: MGRSLKKGPFVDEHLMKKVEAQANDEKKKVIKTWSRRSTIFPSFIGYTIAVYDGRKHVPVYIQEDMVGHKLGEFAPTRTYKGHAADDKKTRRK, encoded by the coding sequence ATGGGACGCAGTCTTAAAAAAGGACCTTTCGTCGATGAGCATTTGATGAAAAAAGTTGAAGCTCAAGCTAACGACGAAAAGAAAAAAGTTATCAAAACTTGGTCACGTCGTTCAACGATCTTCCCAAGTTTCATTGGTTACACTATCGCAGTTTATGACGGACGTAAACACGTACCTGTTTACATCCAAGAAGACATGGTAGGTCACAAACTTGGTGAATTTGCACCAACTCGTACTTACAAAGGTCACGCTGCAGACGACAAGAAAACACGTAGAAAATAA
- the rpsH gene encoding 30S ribosomal protein S8 yields the protein MVMTDPIADFLTRIRNANQAKHEVLEVPASNIKKGIAEILKREGFVKNVEIIEDDKQGIIRVFLKYGPNGEKVITNLKRVSKPGLRVYKKREDLPKVLNGLGIAILSTSEGLLTDKEARQKNVGGEVIAYVW from the coding sequence ATGGTTATGACTGACCCAATCGCAGACTTCCTAACTCGTATTCGTAACGCTAACCAAGCGAAACACGAAGTACTTGAAGTACCTGCATCAAATATCAAAAAAGGGATTGCTGAAATCCTTAAACGCGAAGGTTTTGTTAAGAACGTAGAAATCATCGAAGATGACAAACAAGGCATCATCCGTGTATTCCTTAAATACGGACCAAACGGTGAAAAAGTTATCACTAACTTGAAACGTGTTTCTAAACCAGGACTTCGTGTCTACAAGAAACGTGAAGATCTTCCAAAAGTTCTTAACGGACTTGGAATTGCTATTCTTTCAACTTCTGAAGGTTTGCTTACTGATAAAGAAGCTCGCCAAAAGAACGTTGGTGGAGAAGTTATCGCTTACGTTTGGTAA
- the rplE gene encoding 50S ribosomal protein L5, whose product MANRLKEKYLNEVVPALTEQFNYSSVMAVPKVDKIVLNMGVGEAVSNAKSLEKAAEELALISGQKPLITKAKKSIAGFRLREGVAIGAKVTLRGERMYEFLDKLVSVSLPRVRDFHGVPTKSFDGRGNYTLGVKEQLIFPEINFDDVDKTRGLDIVIVTTANTDEESRALLTGLGMPFAK is encoded by the coding sequence ATGGCAAATCGTTTAAAAGAAAAATATCTTAATGAAGTAGTTCCTGCTTTGACAGAACAATTCAACTACTCATCAGTGATGGCTGTGCCTAAAGTAGATAAGATCGTTTTGAACATGGGTGTTGGTGAAGCTGTATCAAACGCTAAAAGTCTTGAAAAAGCTGCTGAAGAATTGGCACTTATCTCAGGTCAAAAACCACTTATCACTAAAGCTAAAAAATCAATCGCCGGCTTCCGTCTTCGTGAAGGTGTAGCGATCGGTGCAAAAGTTACCCTTCGTGGTGAACGTATGTACGAATTCTTGGACAAATTGGTTTCAGTTTCACTTCCACGTGTGCGTGACTTCCACGGTGTTCCAACAAAATCATTTGATGGACGCGGAAACTACACTCTTGGTGTGAAAGAACAATTGATCTTCCCAGAAATCAACTTTGATGACGTTGACAAAACTCGTGGTCTTGACATCGTTATCGTAACAACTGCTAACACTGACGAAGAGTCACGTGCATTGCTTACAGGCCTTGGAATGCCTTTTGCAAAATAA